A window from Cryptomeria japonica chromosome 1, Sugi_1.0, whole genome shotgun sequence encodes these proteins:
- the LOC131073510 gene encoding importin subunit alpha, protein MSLAPKTRADARKSQYKMSVDSEEARRKREDAIVQIRKSKREENLQKKRREVNAHMNDGYHPSSPLEEKLKNLPAIVHILGSEDINAKEAAVVELRKLLSIERNPPIDPVVRAGVVPLLVEILKRIDMPQLQFEAAWSLTNIVSGTSEHTKIVIDHGALPVFVQLLTSMNDDVREQAVWALGNIAGDSPAHRDLVLSHGAMIHVLALFTDNARISMIRNATWTLSNFCRGKPQPQFDQVKVALPCLHSLIHIPDDDVLSDACWALSYLSDGPNSKIQAVIESGVCQKLVELLGNLSFIVRVPALRTVGNIVTGDDVQTQAIIDAQALPRLVHLLMPDQKKNIKREACWTISNITAGNKDQIQAVINANIIPPLLYLLANGEFEVKKEAAWAVSNATSGGTNNQIKYLVGQGCIRPLCDLLICLDSRIISVCLEGLDHILRVGEAEKDMGNTGGVNMYARLIEDAEGLDKIESLQIHEKAEVYEKSVKILEMYFADDEEEEEMQAMASAPQDHFSFDSNQTAVPPGGFHFM, encoded by the exons ATGTCTCTCGCGCCAAAAACCAGGGCAGATGCACGCAAAAGCCAATACAAGATGTCTGTTGACAGTGAGGAGGCCCGTCGCAAAAGAGAAGATGCTATTGTTCAGATTAGAAAATCTAAACGAGAAGAAAATTTACAGAAAAAGCGCAGAGAAGTGAATGCCCACATGAACGATGGTTATCATCCTAGTTCTCCTTTGGAGGAAAAG TTGAAAAATCTTCCAGCCATTGTTCATATCCTTGGCTCTGAAGACATTAATGCTAAAGAGGCGGCTGTTGTTGAACTCAGGAAGCTGTTGTCTATAG AACGCAATCCCCCAATCGATCCTGTCGTCAGGGCTGGTGTAGTTCCTCTACTGGTTGAGATTCTCAAGAGGATTGATATGCCTCAGCTTCAG TTTGAAGCAGCTTGGTCTTTAACAAATATAGTCTCTGGAACATCCGAGCACACTAAAATTGTCATTGATCATGGAGCATTGCCTGTATTTGTCCAGCTTCTTACTTCCATGAATGATGATGTTCGAGAACAG GCTGTCTGGGCTTTGGGAAATATTGCTGGAGACTCTCCTGCTCACAGAGATCTTGTGCTAAGCCATGGAGCAATGATCCATGTCCTTGCCCTATTTACTGATAATGCCAGAATTTCAATGATAAGAAATGCTACATGGACTCTGTCGAACTTTTGCAGAGGAAAACCACAACCACAATTTGATCAG GTTAAAGTTGCCCTGCCATGCCTTCATTCACTTATTCATATTCCAGATGATGATGTGCTTTCAGATGCATGTTGGGCTTTATCATACCTATCTGATGGCCCCAATAGCAAGATTCAAGCTGTAATTGAATCAGGTGTTTGCCAGAAACTGGTTGAGCTTTTGGG GAACCTTTCATTTATTGTTCGTGTTCCTGCTTTAAGAACTGTGGGAAACATTGTCACGGGTGATGACGTTCAGACTCAA GCCATTATTGATGCTCAGGCTCTTCCTCGTTTAGTGCATCTTCTCATGCCCGATCAGAAGAAGAACATAAAGAGGGAAGCATGTTGGACAATATCTAACATTACTGCAGGGAACAAAGATCAGATTCAG GCTGTTATAAATGCAAATATTATTCCGCCCCTTTTATACCTCTTGGCTAATGGTGAATTTGAGGTGAAGAAAGAAGCAGCTTGGGCGGTTTCAAATGCCACTTCCGGTGGAACTAATAATCAGATAAA ATACCTTGTTGGTCAAGGTTGCATAAGGCCGCTCTGTGATCTTCTTATTTGTCTAGATTCAAGAATTATATCAGTTTGCCTTGAAGGCCTAGATCACATACTGAGAGTGGGTGAAGCTGAAAAGGATATGGGCAACACAGGAGGCGTTAATATGTATGCACGCCTTATTGAGGATGCCGAAGGATTGGACAAAATTGAGAGTTTGCAGATACATGAAAAGGCAGAGGTTTATGAAAAGTCAGTTAAGATCCTTGAGATGtattttgctgatgatgaagaagaggaagagatgCAAGCAATGGCTAGTGCACCTCAGGATCACTTTAGTTTTGACTCAAACCAGACTGCAGTTCCCCCCGGTGGATTTCACTTCATGTAG